A segment of the Deltaproteobacteria bacterium genome:
CCCCTTACATTGCCCCCCTGCTTTGCCCCCCTGCTCAGAGGGCGAAGAGGTCGTCGTCGAGAAGGGGGTCGACCTCGACGGTCAGGTAACGGATGGCGAGGCTGTCGCGTCCGTTGGTGATGGTGATGGCCCGGGGCAGCTCCACGCCCGATGTGTCGCCTGTCTCGGCGAACCTTGCCCGGTAGAGGGTGACGCCGCCGCTGGTCTTCACAACTTCGGTCACCGCCGCTCCCTCTTCGTCCCTGGTCCTCACCTCGGCGCCCATGCGCTCGAGGGCCGCCGTGTCGCCGAGCAGAAGCCCAGTGAGCTCCATGGGGCTGAAGCGGCCGGAAAAGAGGGGCGTGTCGAGGCTGAGCGATCTCCTGTCGCCGCCCCGGTAGTAGACGAGTCTCGGGCCGTCGCCGGCCAGCACGGCCGCCACCTGGTCGAAGGGACCGTAGACCTCTATCCTGAACAGAGACGGCGCCTTGACGAGCACGAGCGCCCGGCCCCGCAGCCCGTCGCGGCCGATGGTGACGACCGCCTCGGCCCTCAGCGCCGAGGCCCGGCGCACGGCAGGCGGAGAATCCGCCCCGCCGTCGGCCCGGCGGCATGGCGTGAGAGAGGCGCAGCCCCCGACCAGCGCGGCCGCAACGACGAGGAGAAGGAGCCGGCGCAGCATCAGGGGCTGATCGCGAGTTCCCTTTCGAGCTTTTCGATCTTGCTCTTGAGCGAGCTGTTCTCCGGCGCCAGCTCACGGGCCTTGCGGTACGCCTCGATGGCCTTCTCCTTGGAGCTTCGCATGAGGTAGGCGTCGCCGAGGTGCTCCATGACCACGGCGTCGTTGGGCAGGTACTTTACGGCACGCTCCAGTTCCGTCACCGCCTTGCTGTACTCGCCCTTCTTGAAGTAGACCCAGCCGAGGCTGTCTATGATGTGTCCGCTCTCGGGCTTTATCGACAGGGCCCTGAGTATGTACTTCTCGGCTTCGTCGAGTCTTATGCCCTTTTCCGCGTAGGTGTAGCCTATGTAGTTGAGGGCGTTGGCGTGGTCGGGGTCGATCTCTATGACCTTGTGCATCTCGGCCAGGGTCTTGTCGTCCATGCCGGCGTCATCGTAGAGGACGCCGAGCATGAAGTGGAGCTCGGGGTTGCCGGGCGAGCGCTCCAGGGCCTGCTGCACCGCCTCCATGGCCTCGGTGATGCGGCCGGCCTTCTTGTAGACCGATACGAGGAGCCTGTAGAGTTCCTCGTCGTCGCGCCTTATTTCGAGGGTGTCCTTTATGCCGTTTATGGCGTCGTCGTAGCGGCCCTGTCTCTCGTATATGAATGCGAGCCTTATCTTGGCGTCGACGTATATGCTGTCGTCCGCCGGTATCCTGGCGAACTGGGCCGCCGCGCCCTCGAGGTCCCCCTTCTCCTCGTAGACCGTGCCGAGGTAGTAGCGCACCTTGTGGAGCTCGGGGTGGACGGCGAGGATCTCCTCGAACTCCCGTGCCGCCTCGTCGTAGCGCTTCTGCTCGAAGTAGATGAGGCCCATCTTGACGCCGGCGTCTATGCCGGTGTTCCTGTGCTTCTTGAGCACCTTGAACTCTTCGAGCGCCTTGTCGAGCTCGTTCAACTGGATGTAGATGTGGCCGAGACGGTTGCGCAGGTTGATGTTGTGGGGCATGAGCCTTACGGCCGTGCGGTAGGTCTCCACCGCCTTGTCGAGCTTGCCGGCGAACTCGTAGGCGAGGCCGAGCTCGAAGTAGGCCGCAGCGAAGGAGGGGTTTATGTCTATGGCCTTGCCGTAGTGGCGGATCGCCTCCTCGTAACGGCCGCGCTCGGACTCGATCCTGCCCAGGTAGTAGTGGGCCATTATGGAGTCGGGCTTTATCCTGACGAGCTCGCCGTAGACCTCCACGGCCTTGTCGTAGGACTTCTGCGAGGCGTAGAGGTTGCCGAGCAGGATGTAGGGCTTGGAGTCCTCGGGGGCGAGGGCTATGGCCTTTCTGTACATCTCCACGGCCTCGGCCGTCTGCTTGAGCATGGTGTGGAGCTCGCCGAGGTAGAGGTAGGCCGGCACGTAACTGTCGTCCGCCTCGACGGCCCGCTTGAGGTACTTGAAGGCCAGGTCGTTGTTGCCCTTCCTTATGTAGATGTGGGCCAGGTCGGTATAGAGGAGCGCCGACGAGGGGTCGTTCTCGATGGCCATCTTGTAGTTTTCTATGGCCTTTTCGATCTCGCCCCTGTTGAGGTGGAGCTGGGCCGCCGTGAAGTAGTAGTATGCGTCACGTCGCCCTCGCGCCTGCGTCTCGTGCTCTCCCCCGTCAGGCGGTGTCAGCGGGAAGCTCCCGTAGGCGCCCGATGTGGGCGTGCATGAGGCCATGAGGGCAAGGAGGACGACGGGCAGGAAGGCGGAGTTTCGCCTCGTGCGGTTCGTGCTACGTATCATCTTGGTTCTCTCCGTGTCGGAGGGACCGGTCCCGCGCACAGAGACGGCGCGGCGGCCCGCCGGTTCATGGTGGGAGCGGTTTGTGCAGGTCTGACTGGAATTTTAACATCTTTCCCGCTGCAAGTCAAATCAACGGAAAGGGCCTTGCCGCCGGAAAGGCGCTGAAAAAAATATTGAAAGCAGACGGTCGTTATAATAAGATAACCTGACTGAGCGCAGCCCGCTCCCCGAACAACACCCTTTACTAAGGAGCCCATATGACAGCGCAGGATAAGAGTGCAGGACAGTTCAAGAAGATCCTCTTCCCCACCGACTTCTCTTCCGCCTCGGAGTCGGCCCTGAGCCACGCCCTCACCATCGCCGTGAAGTTTTCGGCAAGGCTCTACGTGCTCCACGTGATAGACACGTCGAGGGAGGCGGCCGGCTTCTACGTGCCCCATCTCTCCTACGAGAAGCTCGACGGGGAGATGCGCGCCGGCGCGAAGCAGATGCTCGACAAGTTCTGCGTCAGTAACCTCCGCGACTTCGAAGACTACGAGCCCGTCATATTGATGGGAGCCCCCGACGTGGAGATCACGAACTTCGCCAGGAACAGCGGCGTGGACCTCATAGTCATGGCCACCCACGGCATGTCGGGCATCGAGAGACTCATATTCGGAAGCACCACGGAGCGGGTGCTGAGAAAGAGCGGGTGTCCGGTGCTCATGGTCCCTCCTTCCGAGGGAGGAAGCTGAGCCGCGGGTAGACGGCGGACGGCTCCCCGTGCTCTCAGCGGCGGCGCTTGCGCCGGCGAGGCCGGGCGCACGCCCCGTCTCCCCGGTCCACCCGCCGTCGCGCCGCCGGTCGCTACCTGCCGCGGGCAGGCCGCCTTCACCGGGCGGCGTTTTGTTTGAAGGAACGTCATGTTCGGCATAGGTTTCTCGGAGATAATAATAATACTCGTCATCGCCCTCATCGTCCTCGGCCCCGACAAGCTGCCCGACATCGCAAAGGTGCTGGGCAGGACCTTCGGCGAGTTCAGGAAGGCGGTGGACGAGCTCAAAAAGAGCGTTGACGTCACCGGGGGCATCGATGCCGAGAAGGTCAAGCGGGACCTCAGTATCGACGGCCCCTTCCTTCAGACGGGCGCCGAGGCGAGCGGGACGCCGGCCGCTAAGAAGGCGGTAAGGCGCAGGTCCAGGAGCGCGGCGGCGGCCAAGGCGGCTGCGCGGGGCGCCGCAACGGCCGCCGACTCCCGAAGCGGCCCGGCCGGAGACGAGAGCGCCGCAGTGGACCGCAAGGACGCCGCCGAGCGGCCAGGGACCGAAAAAGGATAAGAAGACCCCCCGTATATGACAAAGGAGAGACAGTCCGACGACCTGGGACGCATGTCCTTTACAGGCCACCTCAAGGAGCTTCGTGAAAGACTCGTTGTGAGCGTGGCCGCCATAGTCGTCTGCTTCGCCATCACCTACTACTACGCCGTAGAGGTCTACATGATCCTCTCGGAGCCGCTCCTGCCGGCGCTGCCCGAGGACCAGAGGTTCCTGGCCTTCACGGGCGTGGTCGAGCCCTTCTTCACCTACCTCAAGGCCGCCTTCGTGGCGGCCATCATCATGGCCAGCCCCGTCCTCCTCTTCGAGGCGTGGGCCTTCGTAGCCCCCGGTCTCTACAGGGGCGAGAGGAAGTGGTTCGCGCCCGTGGTGGTGGCGTCGTTTTTGCTCTTCATCCTCGGCGTCTACTTCGGATACAAGGTCGTCTTCCCCATAGGATTCAAGTACCTGCTGAGCTTCGCCGGCCCCGAGCTCAAGCCGGTGCTCTCCATGGGCGCATACTTCTCGCTGGCCACCAAGCTGCTCATCGCCTTCGGCATCGTCTTCCAGCTCCCGCTCGTCATTCTGGTGCTGGCAAGGCTCGGCATTGTGGACGCCCCCATGCTCATCGGCTGGTGGCGCTACGCCCTTCTGCTCTCCATAGTCGTGGGCGCCGTTCTCACGCCGCCGGACGTCTTCAGTCAGCTCCTCATGGGCGGACCCATAATGATCCTCTACGGCCTCGGCATAATCATAGCCATGCTCTTCGGCAAGAAGAAACCCGGGGTCCCGGAGGATGAGGAGGAAGAAGAGGAGGACGACCCCTGGTCCATAAAGAAGAAGACCGACGACGGGGAGAGCTGAGGCCAGGGGCGACGCGGCAAAAGGCCCCGGGCCCGTTCCGGGACCGGGGCCTTTCTTCATCCCCTCTTCGGGCAAGGTTTCCTCAGGGGTAGATCCT
Coding sequences within it:
- a CDS encoding tetratricopeptide repeat protein; this encodes MIRSTNRTRRNSAFLPVVLLALMASCTPTSGAYGSFPLTPPDGGEHETQARGRRDAYYYFTAAQLHLNRGEIEKAIENYKMAIENDPSSALLYTDLAHIYIRKGNNDLAFKYLKRAVEADDSYVPAYLYLGELHTMLKQTAEAVEMYRKAIALAPEDSKPYILLGNLYASQKSYDKAVEVYGELVRIKPDSIMAHYYLGRIESERGRYEEAIRHYGKAIDINPSFAAAYFELGLAYEFAGKLDKAVETYRTAVRLMPHNINLRNRLGHIYIQLNELDKALEEFKVLKKHRNTGIDAGVKMGLIYFEQKRYDEAAREFEEILAVHPELHKVRYYLGTVYEEKGDLEGAAAQFARIPADDSIYVDAKIRLAFIYERQGRYDDAINGIKDTLEIRRDDEELYRLLVSVYKKAGRITEAMEAVQQALERSPGNPELHFMLGVLYDDAGMDDKTLAEMHKVIEIDPDHANALNYIGYTYAEKGIRLDEAEKYILRALSIKPESGHIIDSLGWVYFKKGEYSKAVTELERAVKYLPNDAVVMEHLGDAYLMRSSKEKAIEAYRKARELAPENSSLKSKIEKLERELAISP
- a CDS encoding universal stress protein, with the protein product MTAQDKSAGQFKKILFPTDFSSASESALSHALTIAVKFSARLYVLHVIDTSREAAGFYVPHLSYEKLDGEMRAGAKQMLDKFCVSNLRDFEDYEPVILMGAPDVEITNFARNSGVDLIVMATHGMSGIERLIFGSTTERVLRKSGCPVLMVPPSEGGS
- a CDS encoding twin-arginine translocase subunit TatB, with the protein product MFGIGFSEIIIILVIALIVLGPDKLPDIAKVLGRTFGEFRKAVDELKKSVDVTGGIDAEKVKRDLSIDGPFLQTGAEASGTPAAKKAVRRRSRSAAAAKAAARGAATAADSRSGPAGDESAAVDRKDAAERPGTEKG
- the tatC gene encoding twin-arginine translocase subunit TatC is translated as MTKERQSDDLGRMSFTGHLKELRERLVVSVAAIVVCFAITYYYAVEVYMILSEPLLPALPEDQRFLAFTGVVEPFFTYLKAAFVAAIIMASPVLLFEAWAFVAPGLYRGERKWFAPVVVASFLLFILGVYFGYKVVFPIGFKYLLSFAGPELKPVLSMGAYFSLATKLLIAFGIVFQLPLVILVLARLGIVDAPMLIGWWRYALLLSIVVGAVLTPPDVFSQLLMGGPIMILYGLGIIIAMLFGKKKPGVPEDEEEEEEDDPWSIKKKTDDGES